Proteins found in one Thermodesulfobacteriota bacterium genomic segment:
- a CDS encoding riboflavin synthase, whose product MFTGIVEDLGKVDKITKKAKDVVFVISTNKINVGELEQGESISINGTCLTVVTLGKGTFEVEASHETLDRTNLSRIRVGSRVNLERALRMGDRLGGHIVNGHVDGIGRMTSIEQKGESKEIWVTLVPELSRYVVEKGSIAVDGVSLTVNKVDGNKFSVNIIPYTQEATIFGDSKPGDLVNIECDIIGKYVEKFVTENIEKKDIRGLIQKL is encoded by the coding sequence ATGTTTACGGGAATTGTTGAGGATTTGGGTAAGGTTGATAAGATCACGAAGAAGGCAAAAGATGTTGTTTTTGTTATTTCAACAAACAAAATTAATGTTGGTGAACTGGAGCAGGGGGAGAGTATATCAATAAATGGCACCTGTCTAACTGTGGTAACATTGGGTAAGGGTACATTTGAAGTAGAGGCATCTCATGAAACGCTCGACAGGACAAATCTTTCGAGGATCAGGGTAGGTAGCAGGGTAAATCTTGAGCGTGCGCTTAGGATGGGAGATAGGCTAGGTGGCCATATTGTCAATGGGCATGTGGATGGGATTGGAAGGATGACTTCAATTGAGCAGAAGGGAGAATCAAAGGAAATTTGGGTCACTTTGGTACCAGAGCTTTCAAGATATGTAGTGGAAAAGGGGTCAATCGCAGTGGACGGTGTGAGCCTGACAGTGAATAAAGTGGATGGTAATAAATTCTCAGTGAATATTATTCCATATACGCAGGAGGCCACAATTTTTGGTGATTCGAAGCCAGGAGATTTGGTAAATATAGAATGTGACATAATAGGGAAATATGTCGAAAAATTCGTGACGGAAAATATAGAGAAGAAAGATATAAGAGGGCTTATTCAGAAATTGTGA
- the lspA gene encoding signal peptidase II: protein MNKYKLAVSVSLVIIVVDQISKWIITTNLPLYTRINVLPFFDITHLRNTGAAFGILRDLPESLRFPLFVVVLVVAILAIFIFLKKVAEDDIVLTVSLGLILGGAIGNSIDRFRFGYVTDFLGFHWFGNLHYQWPPFNVADSAITIGVILILFDTFFLKKGR, encoded by the coding sequence GCCGTTTCTGTTTCTCTTGTAATAATAGTGGTTGATCAAATAAGTAAATGGATTATCACGACTAATCTCCCACTTTATACCAGGATAAATGTATTACCATTCTTCGATATCACACATCTCAGAAATACGGGTGCGGCTTTTGGTATCCTCCGAGATTTACCCGAAAGCCTGCGATTTCCCTTGTTTGTTGTCGTTCTTGTTGTAGCCATACTGGCGATATTCATATTTTTAAAGAAAGTAGCAGAAGACGATATTGTCTTAACTGTTTCTCTTGGCCTCATTCTTGGCGGTGCAATTGGTAATTCGATTGACAGATTCAGATTTGGTTACGTCACCGATTTTCTGGGTTTTCACTGGTTTGGAAATCTCCATTATCAGTGGCCACCATTCAATGTTGCCGATTCGGCTATAACAATTGGCGTAATTTTGATACTTTTTGACACATTCTTCTTAAAGAAAGGAAGATAA